In Paenibacillus sp. 1781tsa1, one DNA window encodes the following:
- a CDS encoding sucrose-6-phosphate hydrolase, giving the protein MKMTREQRYRRIEQAEPGEIAKLEAQISECPWRQSYHIQPVTGLLNDPNGFVYYKGYYHLFYQWFPLGTEHGMKYWYHTRSNNLVNWENIGIGIEPGGRYDSHGAYSGSAIEKDGNLHLLYTGNTRDEAWVRHPYQCLAVMDESGSVTKLNYPVISSVPAGYTEHFRDPKVWQQGDTYYCVIGAQRTDETGCTVLYRSIDLNNWEFLGEIRTQLTSFGYMWECPDYMEMDGKGVLVFSPQGLDAAGDHYQNIFQSGYLIGEPLDLQTREFNHGEFQELDRGFDFYAPQTMQGPDGRRILVGWMGLPDLAYPTDDNGWAHCLTIPRQLTLRDGKLIQQPVAEMIQLRQQEKGTHIRATIDNESRSFTGFYGISYELICEISHVEAEIVGIEFRASGTEKTVLLYDRIQQKVILDRTMSGAELAEQNGAVRRCALTADVIKFHLFVDASSVEIFVNDGEEVFTSRIFPSRDSVDIRFFAHGGKADFEATQWHY; this is encoded by the coding sequence ATGAAAATGACTAGAGAGCAGCGCTACAGACGAATTGAGCAAGCTGAGCCTGGTGAGATTGCGAAGCTTGAAGCACAGATATCCGAGTGTCCTTGGAGACAGAGTTACCATATTCAGCCTGTAACAGGTCTGCTTAATGATCCTAACGGTTTTGTATATTATAAAGGCTATTATCATCTGTTCTATCAGTGGTTTCCACTTGGAACAGAACACGGCATGAAATACTGGTATCATACCCGCTCGAACAATCTGGTGAACTGGGAAAATATCGGGATTGGAATCGAACCGGGTGGCAGATATGACTCACACGGAGCTTATTCCGGCAGTGCGATTGAAAAAGACGGCAACCTGCACTTGCTGTACACAGGCAATACGAGGGATGAGGCTTGGGTCAGACATCCGTATCAATGCTTGGCAGTCATGGATGAAAGCGGTTCAGTAACCAAACTGAATTATCCCGTAATCTCGTCTGTTCCAGCCGGATACACGGAACACTTCAGAGATCCCAAAGTGTGGCAACAAGGAGACACATATTATTGTGTAATTGGTGCGCAGAGAACAGACGAGACGGGATGTACGGTACTGTATCGCTCAATTGATCTGAACAACTGGGAGTTTCTTGGTGAAATTCGCACGCAATTAACCTCCTTTGGTTACATGTGGGAGTGCCCGGATTATATGGAGATGGACGGGAAAGGTGTACTTGTTTTTTCTCCACAAGGCTTAGATGCTGCGGGAGATCACTATCAGAATATTTTTCAGTCCGGTTATCTAATCGGTGAGCCGCTCGATCTCCAGACGAGAGAGTTCAATCATGGTGAATTTCAGGAGTTGGATCGTGGATTCGACTTCTATGCTCCGCAAACCATGCAGGGCCCGGACGGAAGACGTATCCTGGTTGGTTGGATGGGTCTTCCCGATCTGGCGTATCCGACAGATGATAACGGTTGGGCACATTGCCTGACCATTCCTCGGCAATTGACACTACGAGACGGGAAGTTAATTCAACAACCGGTTGCTGAAATGATCCAATTGCGTCAACAGGAGAAAGGCACTCATATTCGCGCAACGATTGATAATGAGAGTCGATCTTTCACAGGTTTCTATGGAATTTCATATGAGCTGATATGTGAGATAAGCCATGTAGAAGCAGAGATTGTCGGCATCGAATTCCGAGCAAGTGGAACTGAGAAAACGGTTCTTTTGTATGATCGGATTCAGCAGAAAGTTATTCTGGATCGGACGATGTCTGGTGCCGAGCTGGCAGAGCAAAATGGCGCTGTACGGCGGTGCGCGCTTACTGCGGACGTAATTAAGTTCCATCTGTTCGTAGATGCATCTTCAGTGGAGATCTTTGTGAACGATGGGGAAGAGGTCTTTACCAGCCGCATTTTCCCAAGTCGGGACAGCGTGGATATTCGTTTCTTTGCACACGGAGGCAAAGCTGATTTTGAAGCAACACAATGGCATTATTAA
- a CDS encoding LacI family DNA-binding transcriptional regulator: MNKTISDIAQMAGVAKSTVSRYLNGGSVSEDTRQKIERIIKQYNYVPNTFAQSLKAKKTSIIGTVVPRLDSFATSQTLIGIDEELRSNQYQMLIANTSQDMQREIDAIYDFARQKVSGIILLAAEVTEAHLKAVDDIRIPVLLVGQQHEQLHSLVHNDDQAGYEMGKYVVEQGHRKIVYMGVSEKDRAVGIYRKQGFQRAIAECDGCEVKYYETSFKMSEAIVTAEAILKEITPTIIVGATDNIALGVMKIAFSNKIRIPQDLSVTGFGGYDITEMIHPTLTTVKYHYLQAGKVAANHIIRLVKGESVEERTTLDVELIPRESVDKL; encoded by the coding sequence ATGAATAAAACGATTTCTGATATCGCTCAGATGGCAGGTGTGGCGAAAAGCACGGTCTCTCGCTATCTGAATGGCGGATCTGTTAGTGAGGATACACGTCAGAAGATTGAGCGTATTATCAAACAATACAATTATGTCCCAAACACTTTTGCACAGAGTTTAAAGGCGAAGAAGACCAGTATCATTGGTACGGTTGTGCCACGTCTCGATTCTTTTGCGACATCCCAGACATTGATCGGAATTGATGAAGAGCTGCGCAGTAATCAATATCAGATGCTGATCGCTAATACGAGTCAGGACATGCAGCGCGAGATTGATGCCATTTATGATTTTGCACGACAGAAGGTATCGGGTATTATTCTGCTGGCTGCTGAAGTGACTGAAGCACATCTGAAGGCCGTTGATGATATACGGATTCCGGTGTTATTGGTGGGGCAGCAGCATGAGCAATTACATAGTCTGGTTCACAATGATGATCAGGCTGGCTATGAAATGGGCAAATATGTTGTCGAACAGGGTCACCGCAAGATCGTGTATATGGGAGTTAGCGAGAAGGATCGGGCGGTAGGGATCTATCGCAAACAGGGGTTCCAGCGAGCAATCGCCGAGTGTGATGGATGTGAAGTGAAGTATTATGAGACAAGCTTCAAGATGTCTGAAGCCATCGTGACCGCTGAAGCCATCCTGAAAGAGATCACACCAACAATCATTGTAGGGGCTACGGATAATATCGCACTGGGTGTGATGAAGATTGCGTTCTCCAATAAAATTCGCATACCGCAAGATTTGTCTGTTACCGGATTTGGCGGATATGATATTACGGAGATGATTCATCCCACGCTGACTACTGTGAAATATCATTATTTGCAGGCAGGCAAAGTAGCGGCGAATCACATTATTCGTCTGGTCAAAGGCGAGTCGGTGGAGGAACGAACAACACTGGACGTAGAACTAATTCCTCGAGAAAGCGTTGACAAATTATAA
- a CDS encoding sucrose-specific PTS transporter subunit IIBC: MSENQRIAQEVIHAIGGKENIASFAHCATRLRIMVKDKEKIDQKTVENIEKVKGAFFNSGQYQIIFGTGTVNRIFEEVEKLGIEGSSKDDVKSQGKKEGNAFQRAIRTFGDVFVPIIPVLVATGLFMGLRGLLTQNEILALFGATPDDISSNFLLFTQILTDTAFAFLPALVAWSAFRVFGGSPVLGIVLGLMLVNPALPNAYAVADGSAQPLHMFGFIPVVGYQGSVLPAFFVGLIGAKFEKVLRRRVPEALDLILTPFITLTVMITLGLFAIGPVFHSLEEWVLHGTTAVLDLPFGIAGIIIGFFHQIIVVTGVHHIFNFLEIQLLEKTGFNPFNAIITCAMAAQGAACLAVGLKTKNMKLKALALPSSLSAFLGITEPAIFGVNLRYMKPFIMGLVGGGVGGFIASLFHLQGTGMAVTVIPGTLLYLNSQLPLYILSNVVAMAIAFALTWFFGYKDQPIAEESVSHDNSGVTSVEAHAVDSNPRANSVTDAVISNRPKVDLLEIASPMNGTVVALEQVPDPAFSEKHMGEGIAIEPSEGKVYAPFDGVIAHVMNKSKHAVILEHETSVQMLVHIGINTVGLKGNGFTAHVNSGDRVTAGQLLIEFDMDVIQAAGLPLITPVLIPSGNEAITNVAATSTGRVQANGEAILIVKFNEPQ; this comes from the coding sequence ATGTCGGAGAATCAACGGATTGCCCAGGAAGTCATTCATGCCATCGGGGGCAAAGAGAATATCGCATCATTTGCACACTGTGCAACACGCCTTCGCATCATGGTGAAAGATAAAGAGAAGATTGACCAGAAAACGGTCGAGAACATCGAAAAGGTGAAAGGGGCTTTTTTCAACTCGGGTCAATATCAGATTATCTTTGGTACGGGAACGGTGAATCGAATCTTTGAAGAGGTTGAGAAGCTGGGAATCGAAGGATCGTCCAAGGATGATGTGAAGAGTCAGGGAAAAAAGGAAGGAAATGCTTTTCAGCGAGCTATCCGCACATTTGGTGACGTATTCGTTCCCATTATTCCCGTACTGGTAGCTACAGGATTGTTCATGGGATTACGCGGATTACTTACCCAGAATGAAATTCTGGCGTTGTTCGGTGCAACACCTGATGATATCTCTTCCAATTTCCTTTTGTTCACTCAGATTCTGACGGATACGGCATTTGCGTTTCTGCCTGCACTTGTAGCTTGGTCCGCATTCCGCGTATTCGGTGGAAGTCCGGTACTTGGTATCGTACTGGGGCTAATGCTGGTTAATCCGGCATTACCCAATGCTTACGCGGTGGCGGATGGATCAGCCCAGCCGCTGCATATGTTCGGTTTTATACCTGTCGTGGGTTATCAGGGATCGGTTCTGCCTGCGTTCTTCGTAGGTTTGATTGGAGCCAAGTTCGAGAAGGTACTAAGAAGACGGGTGCCTGAGGCACTGGACTTGATTCTGACTCCTTTTATTACGTTAACGGTTATGATTACGCTTGGACTGTTCGCGATTGGTCCTGTGTTCCATTCCCTGGAAGAGTGGGTACTGCATGGAACAACAGCCGTATTGGATCTTCCGTTTGGCATCGCAGGTATTATCATTGGATTCTTCCATCAGATTATTGTCGTTACCGGTGTGCATCACATCTTTAATTTCCTGGAGATTCAACTGCTCGAGAAGACTGGATTTAATCCGTTCAACGCGATCATCACTTGTGCCATGGCAGCACAAGGAGCCGCTTGTCTTGCGGTAGGTCTGAAGACCAAAAATATGAAACTCAAAGCACTGGCATTACCTTCGTCATTGTCTGCATTTCTGGGCATTACCGAGCCAGCCATCTTCGGTGTTAACTTGCGTTATATGAAACCATTTATTATGGGACTGGTTGGTGGTGGTGTGGGTGGTTTCATCGCTTCCCTGTTCCATCTGCAAGGTACAGGCATGGCAGTAACGGTTATTCCTGGGACATTGCTCTATCTCAACAGCCAACTGCCGTTGTATATCTTGTCCAACGTGGTTGCCATGGCTATTGCTTTTGCACTTACCTGGTTCTTCGGATATAAGGATCAACCGATTGCAGAGGAATCGGTGAGCCATGACAACAGTGGAGTAACATCAGTTGAAGCTCATGCAGTGGATTCTAATCCGCGCGCTAATTCAGTTACCGATGCTGTTATAAGCAATCGTCCTAAGGTAGATCTGCTCGAAATAGCTTCGCCGATGAATGGTACCGTCGTTGCTTTGGAACAGGTTCCTGATCCGGCGTTCTCGGAAAAACATATGGGTGAGGGCATTGCCATTGAGCCATCAGAAGGTAAAGTGTATGCACCGTTTGATGGTGTGATCGCACATGTCATGAACAAGAGTAAACATGCGGTGATTCTGGAGCATGAGACAAGTGTACAGATGCTGGTTCATATCGGAATTAATACGGTTGGACTCAAAGGAAACGGTTTTACTGCGCATGTGAATAGCGGAGATCGTGTAACTGCAGGACAATTATTGATCGAATTCGACATGGATGTCATTCAGGCTGCGGGTCTGCCGTTGATTACACCTGTGCTGATTCCAAGCGGGAATGAAGCAATAACAAATGTTGCTGCAACCTCAACTGGTCGTGTGCAAGCCAATGGGGAAGCAATACTTATTGTGAAGTTCAATGAACCTCAATAA
- a CDS encoding cellulase family glycosylhydrolase has protein sequence MMKKNRKSVLSLTLVTAMILSLFSSAVASAATDNSEQTSTSAAPSKMQAYVNAMEPGWNLGNSLDAVGEDETAWGNPRITKEMIQSIASEGYNSIRIPVTWEAHIGDAPDYTIDAAYMNRVQEVVNWALDADLYVMINLHHDSWRWISYMEKDHDNVLARYNAAWTQIADKFKDASDKLMFESVNEPRFSEGGTTDAAIGYRMLDELNTSFHKIVRTSGGNNETRPLVLPTMHTSSAQPDLDELNKTIRKLNDTNIIATVHYYGFWPFSVNIAGYTKYNEEVQKDVTDTFDRVYNAFTAKGIPVIVGEYGLLGFDQHTGVIEQGEKLKFFEFVGQYLRQKQMTTMLWDNGQHFGRTSFTWSDQELFDTMKASWTGRSSTAETDLVYFKQDEAIQDKKVKLNLNGNKFNSLKNGTTPLVRGKDYTIRKDVLTLKSNLLTKLTASGDLGVNATLTAGFNEGTDWNFNIIKYDTPKLNDATGTTSAFAIPTTFNGNQLATMEATYANGENAGPQNWTSFKEFSYTFSPDYERHVIELKPNFFNETKDGEVTLKFHFWNGDVITYKITKNGTSVVGVAS, from the coding sequence TTGATGAAAAAAAACCGTAAATCCGTCCTCTCTCTTACACTCGTAACTGCCATGATTCTGTCTCTTTTCTCTTCGGCTGTCGCTTCCGCTGCAACAGACAACAGTGAACAGACCAGTACCTCAGCCGCGCCAAGCAAAATGCAGGCATACGTGAACGCCATGGAGCCTGGCTGGAATCTAGGTAACTCTCTGGATGCCGTTGGTGAGGATGAGACAGCCTGGGGCAACCCTCGTATTACGAAGGAAATGATTCAATCGATCGCAAGTGAGGGTTACAACAGTATTCGTATTCCTGTTACCTGGGAAGCTCACATCGGTGACGCACCCGACTATACAATTGATGCCGCTTACATGAATCGGGTTCAAGAAGTAGTGAACTGGGCCCTCGATGCCGATCTCTATGTCATGATCAATCTTCACCATGACTCCTGGCGCTGGATCAGTTACATGGAGAAAGACCATGACAACGTGCTTGCACGGTACAACGCAGCTTGGACTCAGATTGCGGACAAGTTCAAAGATGCATCCGACAAGCTCATGTTCGAAAGTGTTAACGAACCTCGTTTCTCCGAAGGCGGCACAACGGATGCAGCGATTGGATATCGCATGCTGGACGAGTTGAATACTTCTTTTCACAAGATCGTAAGAACTTCGGGTGGAAACAACGAGACACGTCCGCTTGTGCTTCCGACGATGCATACCTCTTCCGCTCAACCTGATCTGGATGAACTGAATAAGACCATTCGAAAATTGAATGACACCAATATTATAGCAACCGTTCACTACTACGGGTTCTGGCCATTCAGTGTGAACATCGCAGGTTACACCAAATATAACGAGGAAGTACAGAAGGACGTTACCGACACATTCGATCGGGTATACAATGCTTTTACAGCCAAAGGCATTCCGGTTATTGTTGGTGAGTATGGCTTGCTTGGGTTTGATCAGCACACAGGTGTCATTGAGCAAGGCGAAAAACTGAAATTCTTCGAATTTGTTGGACAATATCTGCGTCAAAAACAGATGACAACGATGTTGTGGGACAACGGACAACACTTCGGACGCACAAGTTTTACTTGGTCTGATCAGGAACTATTCGATACGATGAAAGCAAGCTGGACAGGTCGCTCATCCACAGCTGAAACGGACCTCGTATATTTTAAACAAGATGAAGCCATTCAAGATAAAAAAGTAAAACTTAATCTGAATGGCAACAAATTCAATTCTTTGAAGAATGGCACTACCCCACTTGTCAGAGGTAAGGACTATACGATCAGAAAAGATGTACTTACGTTAAAGTCCAATCTGTTAACCAAATTGACAGCCTCTGGTGATTTAGGTGTAAATGCCACACTCACAGCAGGATTCAACGAAGGTACCGACTGGAATTTTAACATCATTAAATATGACACACCTAAGTTAAACGATGCGACTGGTACAACCAGTGCATTTGCCATTCCAACTACGTTTAATGGCAACCAACTGGCAACGATGGAAGCGACATATGCAAACGGGGAGAACGCCGGTCCACAGAACTGGACTTCCTTCAAAGAGTTCTCCTACACATTCAGCCCAGATTACGAACGTCATGTGATCGAGCTAAAACCTAACTTCTTTAATGAAACGAAGGATGGCGAAGTCACCCTCAAGTTCCACTTCTGGAATGGAGATGTGATTACCTACAAAATCACGAAAAATGGAACCAGTGTTGTTGGCGTAGCTTCATAA
- a CDS encoding amidohydrolase, producing the protein MKLDAHQHFWEYNIAEYGWIGEEMKAIRQSFLPKDLEPILAQSGMDGCIAVQARQSLTETEWLLELADQYEFIKGVVGWVDLCSDDVRNQLELLASNPVLKGVRHVIQDEPDLQYVLREDFQRGISLLKEYDLAYDLLVSKEQLSYAVELVKAFPEQRFVLDHLAKPDIKSGILSPWQEALESLAAQPNAYCKLSGIVTEADWENWTPSDFTSYLNIAIEAFGAERLMFGSDWPVSNLAASYSDVYGLIKSHIHSLSVSDQQMILGGTCAAFYQIS; encoded by the coding sequence ATGAAGCTGGATGCACATCAACATTTCTGGGAATACAATATCGCCGAGTATGGATGGATTGGGGAAGAGATGAAAGCCATTCGTCAGTCTTTTCTCCCAAAAGATCTGGAACCTATATTAGCACAATCGGGGATGGACGGATGCATTGCAGTGCAAGCGAGACAATCACTGACAGAAACTGAGTGGCTTCTGGAACTGGCAGACCAATACGAGTTTATCAAAGGTGTGGTCGGATGGGTGGATCTTTGTTCGGATGATGTTCGAAATCAACTTGAACTGCTCGCGTCCAATCCGGTTCTGAAGGGTGTGCGTCATGTCATACAGGATGAACCTGATCTTCAGTATGTATTGAGAGAAGACTTTCAGCGCGGGATTTCATTGCTCAAAGAGTATGATTTGGCCTATGATCTGTTGGTATCCAAGGAGCAACTGTCTTATGCCGTTGAACTGGTTAAGGCGTTTCCTGAACAACGATTTGTACTTGATCATCTGGCCAAACCTGACATCAAATCAGGTATACTCTCACCATGGCAAGAAGCACTTGAGTCATTGGCCGCCCAACCAAATGCATACTGCAAACTTTCGGGAATAGTGACTGAAGCAGATTGGGAAAATTGGACTCCGAGTGACTTTACATCCTATCTGAACATCGCCATAGAAGCCTTTGGTGCTGAACGGTTAATGTTTGGGTCCGATTGGCCAGTGAGCAACCTTGCGGCTTCGTATTCTGATGTATACGGTCTCATTAAGTCTCACATTCATTCCTTATCTGTGTCAGATCAACAGATGATTCTTGGCGGGACGTGTGCTGCGTTTTATCAAATATCGTAA
- the licT gene encoding BglG family transcription antiterminator LicT: MKIAKVINNNVISIYQADGAELVVMGRGIAFKKKPGDKVDETRIQKVFALKNKQTSDNFKMLLREVPMELIEIVEEIITYARENLGRKLNENIYVSLTDHINFAIERYREGVEIKNALMWEIKQLYKPEFELGLRTLEQINTRMNIELPPDEAAFIALHIVNAEMNEEVITTMNITKFIQQIINIAKYHFKMEFDEDSLSYFRFITHLKFFSQRVLSGTHYDNNYDHFYDMIKEKHPDAAACTEKIELFVKKEYNHELTNEEKLYLTVHIERVVNR; encoded by the coding sequence GTGAAAATAGCAAAGGTTATCAATAATAACGTCATTAGCATTTATCAGGCCGATGGAGCAGAGCTTGTGGTGATGGGACGTGGGATTGCCTTTAAGAAAAAGCCGGGGGATAAAGTAGACGAGACCCGCATCCAGAAAGTATTTGCATTGAAAAACAAACAGACATCCGATAATTTCAAAATGCTGCTGCGTGAAGTTCCGATGGAATTGATTGAAATTGTGGAAGAGATTATCACGTATGCGCGTGAGAATCTGGGCCGAAAGCTCAATGAGAACATCTATGTGTCTCTTACGGACCATATTAACTTCGCAATCGAACGTTATCGGGAAGGCGTGGAGATCAAGAACGCATTAATGTGGGAGATCAAACAGTTGTACAAGCCCGAATTTGAGCTGGGTCTGAGGACGCTGGAACAGATCAACACCCGCATGAATATTGAGCTTCCACCCGACGAAGCTGCTTTTATCGCCCTTCATATTGTCAACGCAGAGATGAATGAAGAAGTCATTACAACGATGAACATTACGAAGTTTATCCAGCAAATTATTAATATAGCGAAATATCATTTCAAAATGGAATTTGATGAGGACTCTCTCAGTTATTTTCGCTTCATTACACATTTGAAGTTCTTCTCTCAGCGTGTGCTCAGTGGTACGCATTACGACAACAATTATGATCATTTCTATGACATGATTAAGGAGAAGCATCCTGATGCCGCGGCGTGTACGGAGAAAATTGAGTTGTTTGTCAAAAAAGAGTACAACCATGAGCTGACCAATGAAGAAAAATTGTATCTGACGGTTCATATTGAACGAGTGGTTAATCGATAA
- a CDS encoding 6-phospho-beta-glucosidase, which yields MTNFEFPKDFLWGGAIAANQAEGAYLEDGKGLSIVDLLPTGESRRSIMKGHVPAFTPLATEFYPSHEAIDFYHRYPEDIALFAEMGFKALRVSIAWARIFPTGEDEQPNEAGLQFYDNLFDELLKNGIEPVVTLAHFDVPVHLIEKYGSWRSRELVTLFETYAITVFTRYKDKVKYWMTFNEINMLLHLPFLGAGLAFNEGDNIKEIQYQAAHHQLVASALAVKACHEIIPGAMIGCMLAAGSFYPYTCNPEDVFQGMEKDRESYFFIDVQSRGEYPGYAKRFFKDHELNIVMQPEDAEILKDHTVDYIGFSYYSSRTTSTDPEVVKNMTSGNVFGSVANPYLAKSEWGWTIDPKGFRITANQLHDRYQKPLFVVENGFGANDVVTPEGEVDDAYRIDYLKRHVAEMGEAIQDGVNIIGYTSWGPIDIVSASSGEMRKRYGYIYVDRDNEGHGELTRLKKKSFDWYKNVIESNGTDLGDE from the coding sequence ATGACTAATTTTGAGTTTCCTAAAGATTTTCTATGGGGTGGAGCCATTGCTGCGAATCAGGCGGAGGGCGCGTATCTGGAAGATGGCAAAGGACTGAGCATCGTTGACTTGCTGCCAACAGGAGAGAGCCGCAGAAGCATTATGAAAGGTCATGTTCCGGCTTTTACGCCGCTCGCTACCGAGTTCTATCCTTCACATGAAGCAATCGATTTTTATCACCGTTACCCTGAAGACATTGCTCTGTTTGCAGAAATGGGATTCAAGGCGCTGCGTGTGTCCATTGCCTGGGCACGGATTTTCCCGACAGGAGAAGATGAACAGCCGAATGAAGCAGGATTGCAATTTTACGATAACCTGTTTGATGAATTATTGAAAAACGGCATTGAACCTGTCGTTACACTAGCTCACTTCGATGTACCTGTACACCTGATCGAGAAGTATGGTAGCTGGAGAAGTCGTGAACTGGTAACGTTATTCGAGACGTACGCTATAACAGTGTTCACACGGTACAAAGACAAGGTGAAATACTGGATGACATTTAACGAGATCAACATGTTGCTTCATCTTCCGTTCCTTGGGGCGGGACTGGCGTTCAATGAAGGGGATAACATCAAGGAAATTCAATATCAGGCTGCTCACCACCAATTGGTTGCAAGTGCACTGGCAGTCAAAGCATGTCATGAGATTATCCCTGGTGCCATGATTGGTTGTATGCTTGCGGCAGGAAGCTTCTATCCGTATACCTGTAATCCGGAAGATGTGTTCCAGGGTATGGAAAAAGATAGAGAGTCCTATTTCTTCATCGATGTGCAGTCACGTGGGGAATATCCGGGTTACGCTAAACGTTTCTTCAAGGACCACGAATTGAACATCGTTATGCAGCCGGAAGATGCAGAAATCTTGAAGGATCATACGGTAGATTATATCGGGTTCAGCTACTATTCAAGTCGTACAACCAGTACCGATCCGGAAGTTGTCAAAAATATGACCAGTGGCAATGTATTTGGCTCGGTAGCCAATCCATATCTGGCGAAGTCCGAATGGGGATGGACAATTGATCCCAAAGGATTCCGTATTACCGCCAATCAACTACATGACCGTTATCAGAAACCGCTGTTTGTCGTTGAGAATGGATTTGGTGCCAATGATGTGGTTACCCCGGAAGGTGAAGTGGATGATGCGTACCGGATTGATTACTTGAAACGACATGTAGCCGAAATGGGTGAGGCCATTCAGGATGGGGTCAACATCATCGGTTACACCAGTTGGGGACCTATTGATATTGTAAGTGCATCCTCAGGTGAGATGAGAAAACGTTATGGCTACATTTATGTGGATCGTGATAATGAAGGTCATGGTGAACTGACACGACTGAAGAAGAAGAGTTTTGATTGGTATAAAAATGTAATCGAATCGAACGGGACAGATCTGGGCGACGAGTAG